A DNA window from Maribellus comscasis contains the following coding sequences:
- a CDS encoding rhamnogalacturonan lyase, whose translation MWKKLLFISLLLVLFGFQNGTFAQRIMEKLDRGAIAVKSADSVFLSWRLLGNDSKNTAFNIYRNNQKITQKPVANRTCFTDPEGKENDSYTVIPVLNEKENTGQAVKINVHPNPFFDVLLKTPEGYRPNDASVGDLDGNGDYEIVLHQTGRSHDNSHNGPTSEPILQAYKMDGIFLWEINLGKNIREGAHYTQFVVYDLDCDGKAEIVCKTADGTKDGVGKIIGDPSKNYVNENGKILDGPEFLTVFEGEKGKALATVDYMPNRYSLDGWGGIGGNGGNDSNGNRVDRFLACVAYLDGIHPSVIMCRGYYGRSVLAAWDWKNGELKQKWVFDSAKPGLEKFSGMGNHNLTVTDIDNDGKDEIIYGAMTVDDDGTGLYTTGLRHGDALHVSDFIPSRPGLEVWGIHENEVPVKGYENGFGAALFDAETGEILWGKLPGLDVGRGVAADINSTSPGAEMWCSGSGGLWNNKGEIIGESPSSANFLIWWDDDLLRELLDRNKISKYKGGVLLDAKGFRSNNGTKATPTLSADLFGDWREELILAAEDGQSLRIFTSTIPTNYRFTTLMHDPQYRLSIAWQNVAYNQPPHTGFYLGTGMKYPQESVNNIQFKEKLEPNK comes from the coding sequence ATGTGGAAAAAACTACTCTTCATCTCGCTGCTTTTGGTATTGTTTGGTTTTCAAAATGGAACCTTTGCGCAAAGAATAATGGAAAAGCTGGATCGCGGTGCCATTGCAGTAAAAAGTGCTGACAGCGTTTTTCTCAGCTGGCGTTTATTGGGCAATGATTCAAAAAATACTGCTTTTAATATTTATCGGAACAATCAGAAAATAACACAAAAACCAGTAGCCAACAGAACTTGTTTTACGGATCCGGAAGGAAAAGAAAATGATTCGTACACAGTTATTCCAGTTTTGAATGAAAAAGAAAATACCGGGCAAGCGGTAAAAATCAACGTTCATCCCAACCCTTTTTTTGATGTTCTTCTAAAAACTCCCGAGGGGTATCGTCCCAATGACGCATCGGTGGGCGATTTGGACGGAAACGGCGATTATGAAATTGTACTACATCAAACTGGTCGAAGCCACGACAATTCACACAATGGACCTACAAGCGAGCCCATTTTACAGGCATATAAAATGGACGGAATATTTCTGTGGGAAATAAATCTCGGCAAGAACATTCGGGAAGGAGCTCATTATACTCAATTTGTGGTGTATGATTTAGACTGTGACGGAAAAGCAGAAATAGTATGCAAAACGGCAGACGGGACAAAGGACGGTGTGGGAAAAATCATTGGTGACCCCTCAAAAAACTATGTGAATGAAAACGGAAAAATTTTAGATGGCCCTGAATTTTTAACTGTTTTTGAAGGAGAAAAAGGAAAAGCTTTGGCAACCGTCGATTACATGCCGAATCGTTACTCTTTGGACGGTTGGGGAGGAATTGGCGGAAACGGAGGTAACGACAGCAACGGAAATCGCGTGGATCGTTTTCTGGCTTGTGTTGCATATCTCGACGGAATACACCCGAGTGTGATTATGTGCCGAGGATATTATGGCAGGTCGGTTTTAGCAGCCTGGGACTGGAAAAACGGTGAATTAAAACAGAAGTGGGTTTTTGATTCGGCAAAACCCGGATTGGAAAAATTTTCCGGAATGGGAAACCACAATCTTACTGTTACCGATATTGACAATGACGGGAAAGATGAAATTATTTACGGAGCGATGACGGTTGATGACGACGGAACCGGATTATATACAACAGGCTTGCGTCATGGAGATGCGTTGCATGTAAGCGATTTCATTCCATCACGTCCTGGTTTGGAAGTTTGGGGAATACATGAAAACGAGGTTCCGGTTAAAGGGTATGAAAATGGATTTGGTGCAGCACTGTTTGATGCAGAAACAGGTGAAATACTATGGGGAAAACTGCCCGGACTGGATGTGGGAAGAGGTGTTGCTGCTGATATAAATTCAACCAGCCCCGGAGCAGAAATGTGGTGTTCCGGAAGTGGAGGCTTGTGGAATAACAAAGGTGAAATTATCGGCGAGTCGCCTTCTTCAGCCAATTTTTTAATTTGGTGGGATGATGATTTGTTACGCGAACTTCTTGACCGAAATAAAATTTCAAAATACAAAGGCGGTGTTTTGCTGGATGCCAAAGGGTTTCGTTCGAATAACGGAACAAAAGCTACACCAACATTGAGTGCCGATTTATTTGGCGACTGGCGTGAAGAGCTTATCCTGGCTGCAGAAGACGGGCAATCGCTCAGGATTTTTACAAGCACAATTCCTACAAATTATCGTTTTACAACATTAATGCACGATCCTCAATACAGACTAAGTATTGCCTGGCAAAACGTGGCTTATAACCAGCCTCCTCACACCGGCTTTTATCTTGGAACTGGAATGAAATATCCGCAAGAGAGCGTAAATAATATCCAATTCAAAGAAAAACTTGAACCAAACAAATAA
- a CDS encoding permease produces the protein MISILFNTLLESAPYVVLGFFIAGIMRFYVPSNILKQHLGGRDSSSLFKSVGVGCILPLCSCGTIPLGIGLFRSGATIGNMLAFMTSTPVLSPVLITVSLKLLGWKLTVTLVLAAVLGSLLMGTIGNKIFKNPQKISPQKNSSKFERSVREKAHKSKLSGTLKWSFFELGSDVSVDILIGLSIASLLLAFLPLEWISAWLGQQELSTLIYVILLGIPVYACSIPSIVVVQGLLLLGATPGAAIAYMIAGPATNLGELNAIRKSMGGKPATFYALALIVLALAAGLITDQFVFPDYQYHAYRVQGELVVKQCCVPLIFGDSVGGPTEYSIPAWHWPFGIILGLIIIYGTIKKLRFFVINPCKGCNWKTYGADGTCGSKCHVRRKYEFFRRLRSSG, from the coding sequence TTGATATCAATACTTTTTAATACACTACTGGAATCGGCTCCGTATGTTGTTCTTGGTTTTTTTATTGCCGGGATAATGCGCTTTTATGTGCCCTCCAACATTTTAAAACAACATCTTGGAGGAAGGGATTCTTCTTCACTTTTTAAATCTGTTGGAGTTGGTTGTATCCTCCCCCTGTGTTCCTGTGGTACCATTCCCCTGGGAATCGGACTTTTCAGAAGCGGTGCAACAATTGGCAATATGCTCGCTTTTATGACTTCCACACCTGTTCTTTCTCCTGTGCTAATTACAGTTTCGTTAAAATTGTTAGGTTGGAAACTGACGGTTACACTCGTTTTGGCAGCTGTTTTGGGGTCATTGTTAATGGGGACAATTGGCAATAAAATATTCAAAAACCCTCAAAAAATAAGTCCTCAAAAAAACTCTTCAAAGTTTGAAAGAAGCGTTCGGGAAAAAGCACACAAATCAAAGTTATCAGGTACATTAAAATGGTCTTTTTTTGAATTGGGTTCTGATGTGAGTGTCGATATTTTAATCGGACTTTCAATTGCGTCATTGTTGCTTGCCTTTTTACCTTTGGAATGGATATCGGCCTGGCTGGGGCAACAGGAATTATCAACGCTGATTTATGTGATTTTGCTTGGAATTCCGGTGTATGCATGCAGCATTCCTTCAATTGTGGTGGTGCAGGGATTGTTATTGCTTGGTGCTACACCCGGGGCTGCCATCGCATACATGATAGCGGGGCCAGCCACGAATCTTGGTGAACTAAATGCAATTCGGAAATCGATGGGAGGTAAACCTGCAACTTTCTACGCGCTTGCTTTAATCGTACTGGCGTTGGCTGCCGGTTTGATTACAGATCAGTTTGTTTTTCCCGATTATCAGTATCATGCATACCGTGTGCAAGGAGAACTGGTGGTAAAACAATGCTGCGTTCCGTTAATTTTTGGAGATTCAGTGGGTGGGCCAACTGAATATTCCATCCCGGCCTGGCACTGGCCTTTTGGGATTATCCTCGGTTTAATCATTATTTATGGTACCATTAAAAAATTACGATTTTTTGTTATTAATCCCTGTAAAGGCTGCAATTGGAAAACCTACGGTGCAGATGGCACATGCGGCTCAAAGTGTCATGTCCGCAGAAAGTATGAATTTTTCCGGAGGCTTCGGTCGTCCGGCTAA
- a CDS encoding AMP-dependent synthetase/ligase — translation MGIVVTRTFDILERYLEEFPREDAIGGKKDGKWYTYSTAEYNEKSHQFAMGLIALGLKKGDKIATVTTNRPEWNIADMGMAMLGVIHVPVYPTIGEDEYKYILEHSEAQIVIVGDKKLFEKINPLANRIAAVDKVFTFEEVEGAKNYQEILELGKARKDKLSDSLQEIKKTVLPDDLATLIYTSGTTGVPKGVMLTQNNLVSNFVAHSKMHHLGKDHRVISFLPLCHVYERSVNYHFQYKGMGVYYVGNLSQIISALKEIKPHMFNSVPRLLEKVYDGFVSKGKELTGIKKAIYFWALRLAKHFEFNKKYDPWLTLKIKLADKLVYSKWREALGGNIVYVVSGGAALQPRIARVLGMAGMQNLEGYGLTETSPVIAVNNPALGEMKVGTVGPILEGYEVKIAEDGEILCKGPGVMKGYYKAPELTAEVIDEAGWFHTGDIGILDEGKYLKITDRKKEIFKLSGGKYIAPQMIENKLKASNLIEQVMVIGANEKFASALISPNFPLLHEWCSDNKILFENNKELIQNPEVIDKIQKEVQQINKQLGSHEQISRIRLVCEEWTPASGELSPTLKLRRNMVAVKYQHLIEEIYSVGRS, via the coding sequence ATGGGAATAGTGGTTACGCGTACATTTGACATCCTTGAACGCTATTTAGAAGAATTTCCACGGGAAGATGCTATTGGTGGAAAAAAAGACGGTAAATGGTATACTTATTCAACGGCTGAATACAACGAAAAATCTCACCAGTTTGCCATGGGGCTAATCGCATTGGGTCTAAAAAAAGGAGACAAAATTGCGACAGTCACGACAAACCGGCCTGAATGGAATATTGCCGACATGGGAATGGCGATGCTCGGCGTTATTCATGTTCCTGTTTATCCCACAATAGGAGAGGATGAGTACAAATATATTCTGGAACACTCCGAAGCTCAAATTGTGATCGTAGGTGATAAGAAGCTGTTTGAAAAAATAAATCCGCTTGCCAATCGGATCGCAGCGGTTGACAAGGTTTTTACTTTTGAAGAAGTTGAAGGAGCAAAAAATTACCAGGAAATTCTTGAGCTGGGGAAAGCCCGGAAAGACAAACTGAGCGATTCTTTGCAAGAAATAAAAAAAACGGTTTTGCCCGATGATTTGGCTACTTTGATTTATACATCGGGGACAACAGGTGTTCCGAAAGGTGTAATGCTTACGCAGAACAACCTGGTTTCAAATTTTGTTGCCCATTCAAAAATGCACCATCTGGGGAAAGACCATCGGGTTATTAGTTTTCTTCCGCTTTGTCATGTTTACGAAAGAAGCGTGAACTATCATTTTCAATACAAAGGAATGGGGGTTTATTATGTTGGGAACCTGTCGCAAATAATTTCCGCATTAAAAGAGATAAAACCTCATATGTTTAACTCTGTTCCACGCTTACTCGAAAAGGTTTACGATGGATTTGTTTCAAAAGGGAAAGAGTTGACCGGAATTAAAAAAGCGATTTATTTTTGGGCACTTCGCTTAGCAAAACATTTTGAATTCAATAAAAAATACGACCCCTGGCTCACTCTGAAAATCAAACTTGCCGATAAGCTGGTTTATTCCAAATGGAGAGAAGCATTGGGTGGAAACATCGTATATGTTGTTTCCGGTGGAGCCGCTTTACAACCCAGAATTGCCCGCGTTCTGGGCATGGCCGGAATGCAAAATCTGGAAGGCTACGGTTTAACAGAGACCTCGCCGGTTATCGCTGTAAATAATCCTGCTCTTGGTGAAATGAAAGTGGGTACAGTTGGGCCAATACTCGAAGGATACGAAGTAAAAATTGCCGAAGATGGTGAAATTTTGTGTAAAGGTCCGGGAGTGATGAAAGGTTATTACAAAGCACCTGAATTAACGGCTGAAGTGATTGATGAGGCGGGCTGGTTTCACACCGGCGATATAGGAATTCTGGATGAAGGAAAATACCTGAAAATAACCGACCGGAAAAAGGAAATATTTAAACTGTCGGGTGGAAAATATATTGCTCCGCAAATGATAGAGAACAAGCTTAAAGCTTCAAATCTGATTGAACAGGTTATGGTCATCGGAGCCAACGAAAAGTTTGCAAGTGCTTTAATCTCGCCTAATTTTCCTTTACTCCATGAGTGGTGCTCAGATAATAAAATACTTTTTGAGAATAATAAAGAGCTAATTCAAAATCCGGAGGTGATCGATAAGATTCAAAAAGAGGTGCAGCAAATTAACAAACAACTGGGTTCTCATGAGCAAATAAGCCGTATTCGTTTGGTTTGTGAGGAATGGACTCCTGCAAGTGGAGAGTTGTCTCCGACATTAAAACTACGCCGAAATATGGTTGCGGTAAAATACCAGCATTTAATTGAGGAAATTTATTCGGTTGGCAGAAGTTAA
- the ccsA gene encoding cytochrome c biogenesis protein CcsA, giving the protein MKKLYFFITSLPFMAFLFLMLAFSMAIATFVESSYGTPAARSLIYNTRWFEMLWALFALNLINNLFRYNFFTKQRFTLGVFHISFLVILLGAGITRFFSFEGVMHIRENSSSNSILSSDDYFYAGFGTQEKEKQVRFSELTPKQFSAKFDVSGQKVKVKSIGFISDAERKPIPSETGEAVIDFVFSSSTAQGMQSYFFTKGDLLDYPGFKVGFETISEPDIRFFRQNNQLYMTAGKPLTETTMATQEKLTFSAGDTIQVKSMFLYGYDGFQFLIRSFLPGATFSAVKSQNETHEDAVIIQISDGIRTQTVPVFGHSGMSPDTVQVPLGNGTLELAYGALPLEVPFSIYLKDFQLERYPGSESPSSFASEVVLRDESVGLEEDYRIFMNNTLVYKGYKFFQSSYDQDEQGTVLSVNHDFVGTWVTYIGYALLIIGIILSLVNRYSYFRFLARKLQQISVKTVVGVALLTGMSVSASAQSGIGAGIPDIHDQIVIDFSELWVQGVDGRIEPISTLNSEIVRKVSRKSSLYGKTADEVVLSMMTYPEIWRTLPIVRVSAKELAAEIGVSGKYASIQQLFDSEGNYLIADNVRAAYSKMPAFRNQLEKEYIYLDERVNICFMVFGGSLFLVYPREHRDDPWYAPGAEATEYSGGDSIFIKSGFQLLLQSIAGKQNADAVEVLQAIGNFQQKYGAELLPSQSKKDIEIFYNQTDPFKRIFPFYLMFGFLLLVVLFINIFRQKPLPKFIRIIFFGLIVVLFLIHTAGLITRWYISGHAPWSNGFESVVYVAWAAMLAGLIFGRKYPMVVGTAAFLSGIALFVAHLSWMNPEVTNLVPVLKSYWLAIHVAIITASYGFLGLSMFLGVMTMILIVLRKKSNAGKVSGFIEQLTTINEMSATVGLYFLTIGTFLGGVWANESWGRYWGWDPKETWALISVVIYSFIVHMRLIPSLKGIYNYSMASIVGFAFILMTYFGVNYFLSGLHSYGKGVVDGISPAVPVSILVLAGLLVWAYIKDSQFEKEKARTSS; this is encoded by the coding sequence ATGAAAAAACTGTATTTTTTTATCACTTCTTTGCCATTTATGGCCTTTTTGTTTTTAATGCTTGCCTTTTCAATGGCGATTGCCACTTTTGTTGAAAGTAGTTACGGAACACCAGCAGCCAGATCGCTTATATACAATACGCGCTGGTTTGAAATGCTTTGGGCATTGTTTGCCCTTAACCTGATAAATAACCTCTTCCGTTATAATTTCTTTACAAAGCAGCGTTTTACTTTGGGCGTATTTCATATTTCTTTCCTTGTAATTTTGCTCGGCGCTGGAATTACGCGTTTTTTTAGTTTTGAAGGAGTAATGCATATTCGCGAAAACAGCAGCTCGAATTCTATTCTTTCTTCCGATGACTATTTTTATGCGGGTTTTGGCACTCAGGAGAAGGAAAAGCAAGTAAGGTTTTCAGAACTAACGCCAAAACAATTTTCTGCAAAATTTGATGTAAGCGGTCAAAAAGTAAAAGTAAAGTCAATTGGTTTTATCTCCGATGCTGAACGCAAACCCATTCCCTCTGAAACGGGAGAGGCGGTTATCGATTTTGTTTTTTCGTCGTCTACGGCACAGGGAATGCAGTCGTATTTTTTTACAAAAGGGGATTTGCTTGATTATCCCGGATTTAAAGTAGGGTTTGAGACCATTTCAGAACCCGATATCAGGTTTTTCCGACAGAATAACCAGTTGTATATGACCGCCGGTAAGCCACTTACTGAAACTACAATGGCAACACAGGAAAAGCTAACTTTTAGTGCCGGCGATACGATACAGGTGAAAAGTATGTTTTTGTACGGGTACGACGGATTTCAGTTTTTAATTCGCAGCTTTTTGCCCGGAGCCACATTTTCAGCTGTAAAAAGTCAGAACGAAACGCATGAGGATGCAGTTATCATTCAAATTTCTGATGGAATCCGAACACAGACAGTTCCGGTTTTTGGTCATTCAGGAATGTCTCCCGATACTGTGCAGGTACCACTGGGAAATGGTACTTTGGAACTTGCATATGGTGCTTTGCCGCTCGAAGTTCCTTTTAGTATTTATCTGAAAGACTTTCAACTGGAAAGATATCCGGGCTCAGAATCTCCGTCATCGTTTGCCTCCGAAGTGGTTCTTCGTGATGAAAGTGTGGGGCTGGAAGAGGATTATCGTATTTTTATGAATAACACTTTGGTTTATAAGGGATATAAATTTTTTCAGTCTTCTTACGATCAGGATGAACAGGGAACAGTCCTTTCTGTTAATCACGATTTTGTGGGGACCTGGGTTACCTATATCGGGTATGCTCTTTTAATTATTGGAATTATTCTTTCACTGGTAAACAGATATTCTTATTTCAGATTTTTGGCGCGTAAACTTCAACAGATTTCAGTAAAAACGGTAGTCGGAGTTGCATTGTTAACAGGCATGTCAGTTTCGGCTTCCGCACAATCCGGAATTGGTGCAGGGATTCCTGATATCCACGACCAGATTGTAATAGATTTTAGTGAATTGTGGGTACAGGGAGTTGACGGACGAATTGAGCCAATTTCGACACTCAACAGTGAAATCGTCAGAAAAGTAAGCCGCAAATCATCACTTTACGGGAAAACAGCTGATGAAGTAGTTTTAAGTATGATGACTTACCCAGAGATTTGGAGGACATTGCCAATTGTGCGTGTTTCAGCAAAAGAACTGGCGGCTGAAATTGGAGTAAGCGGGAAATATGCAAGTATTCAACAACTTTTTGATTCGGAAGGAAATTACCTGATTGCGGATAATGTAAGAGCCGCATACAGCAAAATGCCTGCTTTTAGAAATCAATTGGAAAAAGAATACATCTATCTTGATGAGCGGGTGAATATTTGTTTTATGGTTTTTGGGGGTTCTCTTTTTCTGGTTTATCCCCGGGAACACCGCGATGATCCGTGGTATGCACCTGGTGCTGAAGCCACTGAATATTCAGGTGGCGATTCTATTTTTATAAAAAGCGGGTTCCAATTATTATTGCAGTCCATTGCCGGAAAACAAAATGCTGATGCGGTGGAGGTGCTGCAGGCTATCGGAAATTTTCAGCAGAAATATGGCGCTGAATTACTGCCGTCGCAAAGCAAAAAAGATATTGAGATTTTTTACAACCAGACAGATCCTTTTAAACGAATCTTTCCGTTTTACCTGATGTTTGGTTTTTTACTTCTGGTTGTACTGTTTATCAATATTTTCAGGCAAAAACCTCTGCCAAAATTTATTCGTATCATTTTCTTTGGGTTAATAGTCGTTTTGTTTTTGATTCATACAGCCGGCTTAATAACGCGTTGGTATATTTCCGGCCACGCACCATGGAGTAACGGTTTTGAGTCAGTGGTTTATGTTGCCTGGGCTGCCATGCTGGCCGGTTTAATTTTTGGCCGAAAATATCCGATGGTTGTCGGTACGGCGGCATTCCTCTCTGGTATTGCGCTGTTTGTTGCCCATTTAAGCTGGATGAACCCGGAGGTAACCAATTTGGTTCCGGTATTAAAATCGTACTGGCTTGCTATTCATGTGGCGATTATTACTGCCAGTTACGGTTTCCTTGGCTTAAGTATGTTTTTAGGCGTTATGACAATGATTTTAATCGTTCTTCGAAAAAAATCAAATGCCGGAAAGGTTTCAGGCTTTATTGAGCAGCTTACAACCATAAACGAAATGTCGGCTACGGTTGGATTGTATTTTTTAACCATCGGAACTTTCCTTGGAGGTGTTTGGGCAAACGAAAGCTGGGGGCGTTACTGGGGCTGGGATCCAAAAGAAACATGGGCGTTAATCAGTGTGGTTATCTACTCTTTTATTGTTCATATGCGTTTAATCCCTTCTTTAAAAGGTATCTATAATTACAGCATGGCTTCGATTGTTGGCTTTGCATTTATTTTAATGACTTATTTTGGTGTAAACTATTTCTTGTCAGGCTTACATTCATACGGTAAGGGTGTAGTCGACGGAATCAGTCCGGCGGTTCCCGTTTCAATATTGGTGTTGGCTGGTTTACTGGTTTGGGCGTATATAAAAGATTCACAATTTGAAAAGGAAAAAGCCCGAACTTCAAGTTGA
- a CDS encoding cupin domain-containing protein produces MTTIFTKDDFEFKENSNAVENFRMFTASPRLWEVAKSENLIFDMRKLKPGEFSFPYHFHQFAEELMMIVSGELTVRSPDGFEVLKQGDIVFFEKGENGAHQFFNHTDKPCVYLDIRVLIGFDVCEYPDTGKINVLGYGNFMKDSKVEYFEGEENIVKKWKELKNNRQTK; encoded by the coding sequence ATGACAACCATTTTTACAAAAGATGACTTTGAATTCAAGGAAAATTCGAACGCCGTTGAAAATTTCAGAATGTTTACTGCGTCTCCAAGGTTATGGGAAGTAGCAAAATCAGAAAATTTAATATTTGACATGCGAAAACTCAAGCCCGGAGAATTCTCATTTCCGTATCATTTCCATCAGTTTGCGGAAGAATTAATGATGATTGTTTCAGGTGAATTGACAGTGCGTTCACCCGATGGTTTTGAGGTGTTGAAACAAGGTGATATTGTGTTTTTTGAAAAGGGTGAAAATGGAGCCCATCAATTTTTTAATCATACCGACAAACCCTGCGTTTACCTTGATATACGCGTTCTTATTGGTTTTGATGTGTGTGAATACCCCGACACGGGAAAAATAAATGTACTGGGATATGGAAACTTTATGAAGGACTCAAAAGTGGAGTATTTTGAAGGTGAAGAAAATATTGTTAAAAAGTGGAAAGAGTTAAAAAATAACCGGCAAACTAAATAG
- a CDS encoding DoxX family protein: MKTKDLTSNRGIVFGWIVSSLAILFLLSDSVGKLIKPEAVVAATLELGYPESTVTGMGIVLLISTLLYAIPRFSFTGALLLTGYLGGAVATHVRVESPLFSHTLFPVYIAVFIWGGLYLRNKKLREIVINKK, encoded by the coding sequence ATGAAAACAAAAGATTTAACTTCAAACCGGGGTATTGTTTTTGGATGGATTGTCAGTTCGTTAGCCATACTTTTTCTTCTTTCCGACAGTGTCGGGAAATTGATAAAACCCGAAGCCGTTGTTGCAGCGACCCTTGAACTGGGGTACCCCGAAAGTACTGTTACGGGGATGGGTATTGTATTGCTAATTAGTACGCTGTTGTATGCCATTCCGCGTTTTTCGTTTACAGGCGCATTACTTCTTACCGGCTATTTGGGTGGGGCAGTAGCCACTCATGTACGTGTTGAAAGTCCGCTCTTTTCTCATACTCTTTTTCCGGTGTATATAGCTGTTTTTATCTGGGGAGGCTTGTATCTTCGAAACAAAAAACTGCGTGAAATTGTCATAAATAAAAAATAG